A genomic region of Chlorobaculum parvum NCIB 8327 contains the following coding sequences:
- the nth gene encoding endonuclease III, protein MSMTVPEKIAFIDKALTAVWPNPKSELDYETPFQLLVATIMAAQATDKKVNQLTVELFKAAPDAEAMSRMDVDDIKTIIRPINYYNNKAKNILAMSQRLVDEFGGDVPASREALESLPGVGRKTANVVLSNAFGVPTMPVDTHVHRVSNRIGLCKTSKPEQTEEALLKIIPESRMIDFHHYLVLHGRYTCKAKKPECSKCPIIEACDWPEKVLS, encoded by the coding sequence ATGAGCATGACCGTCCCCGAAAAGATCGCCTTCATCGACAAGGCGCTCACGGCCGTCTGGCCGAACCCGAAAAGCGAGCTGGACTACGAAACTCCGTTCCAGCTTCTGGTGGCCACCATCATGGCCGCGCAGGCGACCGACAAAAAGGTCAACCAGCTCACGGTCGAACTGTTCAAAGCCGCACCCGACGCCGAAGCGATGAGCCGCATGGATGTGGATGACATCAAAACCATCATCCGTCCGATCAACTACTACAACAACAAGGCGAAAAATATTCTCGCTATGAGCCAGCGGCTTGTCGATGAGTTCGGCGGCGATGTTCCGGCTTCACGCGAAGCGCTGGAAAGCCTGCCGGGGGTTGGAAGGAAGACGGCCAACGTGGTGCTGAGCAATGCATTCGGCGTGCCGACCATGCCGGTCGATACGCACGTGCACCGCGTCTCGAACCGCATCGGCCTCTGCAAAACCTCGAAGCCGGAACAGACCGAAGAGGCGCTACTCAAAATCATTCCCGAATCGAGAATGATCGACTTCCACCACTACCTCGTCCTGCACGGACGCTACACCTGCAAGGCAAAGAAGCCGGAGTGCAGCAAGTGCCCAATCATCGAAGCTTGCGACTGGCCTGAAAAAGTGCTTTCGTAG
- the nusB gene encoding transcription antitermination factor NusB — translation MKTYRRQLREKIIQALYTLELRDVDTDSATNWLLTKEMADDPNAMKFFNHLMKSIIDHREEIDRHIAKHTFNWDMNRIAIIDKNILRMALAEILYCEDIPPKVSINEAIEIAKKFNSTEKSSKFVNGILDAIFNDLKAEGRIQKCGRGLIDHTESKMQKSESNR, via the coding sequence ATGAAGACCTACCGACGGCAGCTCAGAGAAAAAATCATTCAGGCGCTTTACACGCTTGAACTCCGGGATGTCGATACCGACTCGGCGACCAACTGGCTGCTGACCAAGGAGATGGCAGACGACCCGAACGCGATGAAGTTCTTCAACCACCTGATGAAAAGCATCATCGACCATCGCGAAGAGATCGACCGACATATAGCCAAGCACACCTTCAACTGGGACATGAACCGCATTGCGATCATCGACAAAAACATCCTGCGCATGGCCCTTGCCGAAATCCTCTACTGCGAAGACATTCCGCCGAAGGTTTCGATCAACGAAGCGATTGAAATTGCCAAGAAGTTCAACAGCACCGAAAAGAGCAGCAAGTTTGTCAATGGCATTCTCGACGCCATTTTCAACGACCTGAAAGCCGAGGGACGCATCCAGAAGTGCGGACGCGGCCTGATCGACCACACCGAGTCGAAGATGCAGAAGTCGGAAAGCAACCGCTAA
- a CDS encoding HAD family hydrolase, producing the protein MSRTLVLFDIDGTLLKVGSMNRRVLADALIEVYGTEGSTGSHDFSGKMDGAIIYEVLSNVGLERAEIADKFDKAKEAYIALFRERARREDITLLEGVRELLDTLSVRSDILLGLLTGNFEGSGRHKLKLPEIDHYFPFGAFADDALDRNELPHIALERARRMTGANYSSSQIVIIGDTEHDIRCARELDARSIAVATGNFTMEELARHKPGTLFRNFAETDEVLASILTPKHS; encoded by the coding sequence ATGTCCCGCACACTTGTTCTGTTCGACATCGATGGAACCCTTCTGAAAGTCGGAAGCATGAACCGACGCGTGCTGGCCGACGCGCTCATCGAGGTGTACGGCACCGAAGGCAGCACCGGCAGTCACGACTTCTCCGGCAAGATGGACGGGGCAATCATCTACGAAGTGCTCTCCAACGTCGGACTCGAACGTGCCGAAATTGCAGACAAGTTCGATAAAGCCAAGGAAGCCTACATCGCCCTTTTCCGCGAACGCGCACGGCGTGAAGACATCACCCTGCTCGAAGGGGTACGCGAACTGCTCGACACCCTTTCAGTTCGAAGCGATATCCTGCTCGGCCTGTTGACCGGCAACTTCGAAGGCTCGGGACGCCACAAGCTCAAACTCCCGGAGATCGACCACTACTTTCCGTTCGGCGCCTTCGCAGACGACGCGCTCGACCGCAACGAACTTCCCCATATCGCGCTCGAACGGGCCCGGCGCATGACCGGAGCAAACTATTCCTCCTCGCAAATCGTTATTATCGGCGACACCGAACACGACATCCGTTGCGCGCGCGAACTCGATGCCCGCTCGATCGCCGTAGCGACCGGCAATTTTACGATGGAGGAGCTGGCCCGGCACAAACCCGGAACGCTGTTCAGAAATTTTGCCGAGACCGATGAAGTTCTCGCCAGCATCCTTACACCAAAACACTCTTAA